The following nucleotide sequence is from Juglans microcarpa x Juglans regia isolate MS1-56 chromosome 6D, Jm3101_v1.0, whole genome shotgun sequence.
TCaggatccccccccccccctttctctctctctctctcactctctctctctctctctctcacacacacacacacaaagcaactcacaaaaatcctaattcaAAGGTAAGCATATATCTGACTTTCGATTTAAAAGAAGGAAGTTCTACAAAGCAAAGATATCCaagaaaacaacaaacaaacaatccaaacaaagcccTGGCCTTTAAAAAATACGCTGCAATGCTAAACGCAGACAAAGTCACGCAACCAGCAGGCATCAATTCTGCATACCTTATAACAGTGGAGGGAACAGTACCGAGAGTTGCATCGAGGGCATGTATATTGTGAAAATTGCTTCTGGCACCTGCTTTAAAGAGGGGGAAACACATGAATAGTTGAAAAACTGCTGCAGACTAGTTcaacataaaatacaaaaaacttgAGCAATACAAAAGGATACGTTTATAGAAATCTCTTATTCATTTACATTATTTAGACAGATTCTCAAATTTCTTTAAAAGACTGCACAACATCAACATTACTTCCCGTAACACTTTCTTCACTTACAAAAAAACATTTACTTATACTACCTTCCGAACATAGTACACAATTTTGCCACAGATCCGCTCCAATTTAACTTCTCCTGTTAATCTCAGTCTATCTCAGTGTTCAAGAACCTAGAATGTTCATCCAACCATAAAAGGGCAACCGCAGCCCAGCTCAGTCGGATGGCATGATTCAGAAAatggaaataagaaataaattgactaataaagaATTGAAACGAATAAATCGTGAAGATCTGAAGGCATTATCCTGTGAAAAAAAAGGGCCTTTACATCCCAATAAGAGCATAGAGCAACCAGGATGAACCAAATGGTCGAGTCTAGTCCAAAAGCTACAAATTTATCACCTTTTAAAAGCTAGCGtcacataaaaataagaatGCCATTGAACACTTAGATGACTACAACACTTAAACAAGCAACCAACAAGATCATGAAATTCcgaacaaattttaaaatcgaAAGAAGGTTTGGAGAGGAAAATACACGTGGCAAATTATCCGGGAAGGAGGATTCAACGATGAAGAGTTGGAAGGTTTCTCGGAGGTGAGGATCATCTCCGCCATAACTCAGAAGCTCGGTGAGCAGCTCAGCACCAGTGAGACGCAAGTTGCTAGGGTTTTGCTAAGTTGGATTGTCCGCGTTTCGATTCTCGAACTCGTGTAGCGTTGCGAAAGCTCTGGAAAACAGAAAACTTGACTCCGGTCAAAACTCATATGTTCCACCGCTCCAGTATTATAAACCCGTTTTAAGTCGGAGTCGGGCTACTTGCCGCCCATACCGCccctcatttttttgttttttttttctcattttttttttacatttttttaatatatttaaatatttttaaaaaataaaaaaatatcctaatacgcttaaaattactttttttaatcattaaacaaaaagaaaaaaaaatttgacaaatgGTCAAATGGAGGGAAGGTTAGGAGagcaaagtagttttttttcctttaaagtTGGGTCGTCCTACGACTCCTACCCAAACAACCAAATTAATTTCCATTATCTCAATGATGCATAGGAAGAAATTggaaataccaaaaaaaatacCGAATGATACTTTGCTTGGACTCTAGAATATAGCAGatctaagaaaaaatatatctaagatTCGAGAGAAGAGACGCCAAGGACATCTGGATGAGAAGGATCTGGTGGCAAGGGACAATGGTAGACGAAGTCGAGGGGAAGGGATAGTGACGGCCGCACGGCcggagaagaaagagaaagagttATGATCCTAAGAGTTAAagttctaactaaattagtattcAACAGTCTTAAAATTTTTAGATCAATGGTTGAGTTTTTAACAATTACTATCAAAGCAGAGACTATGTTACCGGTTCAAGTTATGGAAGTGGTGACCTCTAGGTTAGATTAAAATGTTTTGATACTATGTATGAGCATAGTATGAAGTTATTATATACTGATTAAATGAGTGAAATTATCAAAAGGGAAATGGCTACTACCGAATTAGTATCGATAGAGTAAGTCACCGTGAACGTCGAATTAGGAAGCATggtgaaatgttatgattttaagGGTTAAAAATCTAATCAGATTAATATCTAATAGTCTTAAGACTTTTGGATCAACAATTAAGTATTTAACAAATAGAGAAGTGGCGGTTTAAGAGTTAGATTGAGAGTGAGTGACGTCGTAGAGGGGACAATGGTGACCGACAATCAAGGGTAGGAGCAATGACGGTCGCACAGCgggagaagaaagagagagaacgacAACACACGGGTCCGAGACTCAGAGTGAAATTAAGAATGAGTGGCTAGTGCAGTCGCGCGAAGGAATCCTAAGTTCTAACCAAGGTAAACGATGatgttttttattctaaaaacgATGCTGTTTTGATCAAACAGGGCTGGGCTCCTTCGAATTTGGACCTTTGGGCTTCTACATACGCTCCCTTTTTTAACCCTAAACCTTGTtttaagcttttctttttcataaaccctaaaccaaactctttttttaaccctaaatttaattttatattttggtttagccataattttttttattaatgatttttataatttttttcaacactaaatttaattgtaattagtattgattattaattattactaatatactagtgtttaattacatattattatattataattttacgtgttattaacttattatactatacttattACTATACTAGTGCCTAATTTATTTCTACACTgaacttatactataatgtcTAATTGCATGctattatactagtatgtaacttatttctatattatacttatactaaaacatgttattatactattaacttatttctatatttgattGTGTATGGTAAACTATAGTAATActactatgatgtttacatatacgaaactattaatctatttatattatagtataagtatattattttataaaaattaatacatactagtatagtattgatttaattatataagttttagactttttatataagtatatatgaccaatatataaataatacatattttataacatatcatGTATAAATCGGAGTCAAAGTCAGATCAGTGCAGAGTCTGTCATAACATAGCTCCGACTCGGATTTTTGCACAGCTCTAGTTGGCTTCGAAGATAATGCGAGGGAAAATTCTAGTTTAGCCATGGGATGAATGAAAAATGGGTATAAAGGTAAACAACGTGACACAATCTTGGAAAGTGCTAGTCTAATGGGGTGCAAATTGCAAATTTTTGCTGGAAAGTGTATTTTCCTCTTATATCTTAATTTgttcgtgtatatatatataggagtctgatggaagaaaaataaaaacttataaacttttttattatattaataattattaacagTAATCCCCAGGTAAATTGTCACCATATCGTCCTTGACTGCAATGACTTTACTTCCAATCTGGTCCTTAGCTCCGGTCACTTGTTGCAGCGGCCATACTCTCAACAATTATATACCGCGCAGTACCACCGGCTCATGATTTCTTAATTCCTACGTACATTAATATTTATGCATACTGAGCCCAAGACAAGATGATTGTGGGTCTCATATATATTCCCTTCCTTAATTTTCTTCTAACAGTCACTTGCAAGGTTTATTTTAGTAACTTTAATTATAGGCACTCAGATCCGTTGAATCGTCTTCATGGTTTCCTTATCTTTCTGTTCATGACGGCTTGGTAAAAAATGGTTACTCGGCTGAATTTTTTTGCCCTTGTCATTGCCTGCAGGCGAGAATTCAGACAAGTCTGACAGCTCTTCAACAGCCTCGACGATGTCATTGATCCGTGCGGCAATTTCAATCAATAAAGAAGCTTGTGTTACCAGTGGAATACTCTCCATCAGTGGCATTAATGTAACCACTACTGTTCTTGAGGCTGCctctattttcttgttttctggAATTTCAGCTTCCATGTTTGATTGGGGACTGAATAACTCAGGAAGGGATTTTAAGTCAGTTTGGAGCTCTTGAACTGCGCTGTTCAAATCTCCAACCAAGTAATGGATGTTAGGGGATTTCTTCATGGTCTTGATAGTCATTGCTAGCTCTCTTATGACACTTGCAGAGTTGGAGCTTACTTTCAAAGAATTTTTGCTGATATGCTTCTTTATACACTCTGGGGCCTGTTGGAGTTTTTGCATTAGTGATTCTCCACATGTATGCATgcagaataatattatataggaTTACTGGAACTTGGGTTGTAATTACCTCATGATTTTCTGAATTGATGCAACCATTGAGAGCCTCTATGCAATAGGCACAGCTGCGCATTGATGCCCCAATTTTGATGTACTGTCTCCATGGATGCCGAAAGTAGAAGCGGCCATGGGGTGGCTCCCATCTAGCAAAATTAGCCTATGAAAAGCAATGCCCATTAATGATTTTAGTGAAAGATCGATCATAAAACAAAGTTCAAAACATGAATATATTGCACATGGTCCTGTCAAATTATACCATAGATTCTTCTGCTGCCTTCGAACTTAGAACACATTTATAACCTTGCAGTTTCTTCTGACATTCCTTATCATAATCAGTACCATCAGCAAGGCTGCAGCCACCATCTTGGAAGTATTCGGATACACAAGCTGAATATTGTCGTAAATATAGGTTATGATCAACAAGAAGTGACATgaatattataacaattaaaaaaaaaaaaatgtatttgacAAAGTACTGACCACCTAGGGAATCAGAAAGCTTGTCCATGTTACGAGTTATTAGAGTATAGAGCTCTTGACCAGCCCAAATGGGGCAAACCAGCATGCTTACGATAATGCACAATGAAGTGCCAATAAGAATTGTGGATATTCTTTGATGTGCCAGATCAAACAATCTATCCACCCGATAACCTGATACTGAAACAAAGCTAAAGGTAAGGATGAATATCATGGCACCATAATCAAACCGGGCTTTCACCGAAGGAATGAATCTTGAGAAGGTCGCTGCAGAAGCTGAAGAAAAGATCGATGAATAATCACGAGTCAGCTAACTTATCTAGATTCATGCATGCAGCAAGAAGAACCCAATATTCACGGTtatcaactttaattaattacgtAGAACAGACCTAGTAGGAAAACTGAGACTCCAACAATTACAGGTTCAAATCTCTCTCCCGATTGACTAGCAACCCAATGAACACCAATTGCAAGAAATCCGGCAAGACAAGTCCCGAACACTCTGTTCAAACATTTACAAAGTGTTGCACCTGTATTTCATTGATCAGGCAAAGTCAATAAACTGCTATGCTAGTCAAGCAAGTTGCTTTTGTATAGTGAGTGAATTTTAAGCACACAAATCTGCGAGGAAaccaatatatttaatttatgctcatcaaaaatctttttattttctgaatttgAGAGTCTCAAATGGAAGAAATTAGATAAACATAAAAAGTGATCAAATGAAGAATATATACTATAAGATCCAATATTGCTTATATCTCTATCTGATCTTTCGTACGTACTTCATGAGGTTCTTAAATTCGATCAATAAGCTTTGAACAGATTTTTTGTACATGCAAGAAAAAGTAGTCAAATGGTGGAACATTGATAAGTTGTACAAGCATGACATGGGTGGGTACTGACTCTTTTAAGGGTTGTGAGTACTTACCCACAGTGTTCTCAAACACAACCACAACAGTCATGATTGCCCACATAGCATTTCCTCCAACACCTTCGTACAGAGGCCTCGTATAGTAAAATAGCGAGACAACAGTGAGTGCCATCCCCACTTTTAGACAATGGATCACTTTTCTGGGATCATCTACCCCTAAGTCCCACGCTTTCTGAGAAAACTTGCACACTTTGAAGGCCAACCCCACAATAAAAAGTTTTAGATCACCAAGCAAGCTGAAATTGCTGCAGGCTGCAGGCTTTGCCTCCGGAACCAAAGTCTGTGATGAGCCATCGGCCACCTTTATCCTCCACTCCACTCCATTGTTTACTTCTTTCTCAGGAGCCATCCTTATGTTAGCTACgagaataaagaagaaaacttgATTGCTGATATATGCTGATCAAGTCACGTAACAGATCAAGCTCTGGGACAGTGAGAAAATTAGGTAGCCAGGTAGCCAAGAACCGTAATGGCATGCAATACATGGAAGGTTAGGCTTGGACGATGGAGCTGGCTTGGTGACCGTTGAAGTATTTATACAAAAGATCGAAGTATTTAACATTAATTCTTACTGCAATGAAAAATCGAGTATATAATATTTCCTATGACGTGAGGATACTTTTGCTTTTTTCTGTTCTGTTTTTTAGGCCGACATTGCATGGAGATATAATGGccaatttcttataattttgggGTAGGTAAGGTGGGAATGTTGgacttctctctcttcccccgcATAATATTTATTCTCATATCAAGATTCAAGacagactatatatatatatatatatatatagccctcAAATATATGTACCATGCATGCACTACTACTATTTTGCGAAGAGAAATGTTAtgtatcagttattatttattttcacatcttatatttataatttttttataggaagtgagagtatttttcataggatataagataatgaatagtaattactgataataagaatttttcttttgcaaatctttattttgttaaaaacttcaaaacatgAAAAGCAACATTTAATGAATGCAAGAGAAAATCACTTACACATCAAATATCATGATCACTGGCTAATACAAGCATGAGGGAcgtcaaattatattatatagttgttTCATATTAAGTACATATACAGTACTGTCAGATGGCCTTtaattttggaaggaaaatccaaatataattaagtttttCCTGAACTTTGAGGACCTTGCTTTAAGGAATGGAAATGAGGCAACATCAGTTTTCACTTCTCCTGCTAACCTTGCTGATCAATTCTTCCCCAAAGCTAGCTAGGTCAAATTAATTTGGATGGTCCTCTTAAACTTGTTACACGTCTCatcaattgtttttcttttattttctcccctGAGTACGTACGTAACTCTCAATTGCATTCTAATTGTTGcaattaattgattaaatttcCATGCAATTTCTTTAACAATAGTTGCCTGATCATTTCAAAACTTTGTATGAGCAGGTGACATATGCGTCCAACTAACAATATAATAGTTGGCAAAACGACACAGAagtgtgtgtgtttatatacATGACTTAAATAATAGAGTATACCACACTCTGTTCATATTTTAAACCCTTATTCCTCCTTTCTTCTAAGTGGATATTCGATTGGATTCCTTTCTCATCTGTCTCCcatgaatatgaatatttttgcaGAGAACTACtgcaaaattatatatagcattctTATTATATCATGGTACGTGTCATATGCATTGGTGAGGTAGCAGTTCAGTGTTGTGAAACCAACGatgacaaattaaaaaatgaaacaacaatCACATGACAcaaaatttacgtggttcggcaacgtgcctacatccacagagctGCAGGGATTTTATTCCAAAGCATATTACAATCACAAACAGTAAGTTAAAAGAGACTAAAGAGTACCACTCTACTCACAATCTCAACTCTCACTCTCTATGGTTTTTTCACTCTCACAATATGCTCTCACACTTTTGTCTATTTTGTTCACTATGAATTGCTGAACACACtcacaaaaaacaaacattacatatatatagtgaaaaaCAACGCTGAAAATCCTAAACGGAAAAATTGGATTCTTTGCTCGAGCGTAATGTCGAGCGTTCCTCGAGTGAACAACAAATTGGACATTGGCCTGAGCGGTCTGTCGAACGCTGCTCAAGCAAACACTAGTGTTAGTGCTTCGCTCGAGCCTACTGTCACGCGAGCCTTGAGCGAATTCACAGGTTGACTTTCACTCAAGCACACCTTGAGTGAACTCATGGGTTGAGTTTCACTCGAGCCAAGGTCGAGTGGCAGTTGAGCAAATTCTCTGTCTTTGCCTTTTCTGCTCACAAATCAGGCTTCACATGCAACCCACAAGCCCTATCACCTCTGTAACTCACAACTCCCGTCTTAAAGCTAGAAGACACATTGAAATTGAGTCCGAATTCAGTCTCTTACGTGCATCGCCCTCAGTCAGCACATCCACTGGGCGACTCACAACTCTCATTTCACTGGGAGTATCTGGTCTTGAACTTACCCTGACAACCTTAGCCAGCTTCCCTAGGCTTACATAAGGAACAACAAAACTGGCCCCTTTTTACTTCCACATCTGATTCACGTGACCAAGCTTGCTCTTTTGTAATCTAGTATTTTTCTACACATCATGGGATCATGATGTCAAATACAACGTGTTAGATCTTTTACCATGTGTCAAGATCAGCGCACCCTTAATGATCTTCCACACTCCTCCAAAAAATGCTACTGCATGACCGCTGTCATCGAGCTGTCCCATAGagatcaattttttctttaaatctggaacgtgtctgacttgctgtaaagCCCACACACTCCTGTTCGGAAGTCTGATGTGCACATCACCTACTCCTACTACATCTAGTGCATTTCCATCAACTACATACATCTTCTCAAAATTATCAGCAATATAGTTCTGCATGATCTCTCGACGTGAGGGACTACGGAACCAAGCCCTTGAATCCAATACCCAATCGTCAACCAAACCGTGCATTGCAAGGATTAGAGCATTCTGTATTTCTTTAGCCACCGCGTTCACAACGTCATTCTCAACACTTTCCTAATTCCGGCAGTCTCTCTTGATGTGGCCtggcttgccacaactccaacAAGTGACTACTGCCCAGATCTCATTTTGCTCCTGCCTCTATTCTTAGAGTTTCACCTGTCATATCTCCTACCCCGATGGTCAACGTTCATTGCCAATCTCGAACCCGAGAACTCACCAAACCCTCTTCTGCATACCTTTTCAACAAGAATCATGTCACGTACGTCATTGTAATTCAGTTTCATCTTGCTAGTTGAACTACTCACcgccatcctcatggcctctAACTGTCTAGTAGCGAAGTCAACATATCAATGCTCTGATCTCgttatcaaactcaatctctacagaagacaattgatttgtgatcgtattaaagtcattcaagtgttgggccaCAGACATACCTTCTGACATATTCAGATCAAACAACTTCTTCATCAGATGCACCTCGTTATTTGTCCAcgacttttcatacatacctgacaaagccgCCATGAGATCCACCATGGTTCTCTCCTTAATAACGTTGTGCGCCATTGTTCTGGACAAACCCAACCAAATAAATCCTAGAACCTGTCGATCCAACATATTCCACTCAGCATCGTCTATGCTCTCCGGCTTCTTTCCCAATAGTGGAAGATGTAGTATCTTCCCATAAAGGTAgtcctctatctgcatcctctAGTACCCAAAGTCAGTGTCTTCAAACTTCTCAATCACAGGTGCTTTCAATATATCTCCAGCCATCGTTCTCCCTCAAACCCAAATCTTGgcttttgataaaaattattgtgaaaCCAACAAcgacaaacaaataaaacaacaatCACGCGACACAAataaatttacgtggttcagcaacATGCGTATGTCCATAGAGCTGTAGCGGTTTTATCCTAGAGGAGATTATAATCACACACAGTGAGTTACAAGAGTACCACTCTACTCACATAATCCCAACTCTCATTCTCTAGGACTTTTTCACTCTCAAAATATGCTCTTACACCTTTGCCTCTTTTGTACACTCTGAGTTGCTGAACACACTCACAAAAGAACaaacattacatatatatagtgaaaaatGGCATCGGAAATCCTGAACGGCAAAACTAGGTTCTTCggtcaagcccatcttgagcgAACAACCAATTGATTATtggctcgagcggtctgtcgagcacTGCTCGACCAAACACTAGGGTTAGTGTTTCTATGGAGCCCACTGTGCGTGAGCTTTGAGCGAACTCATGAGTTGACCTCACTCAAGCGCACTATCAAGCACCACTCGAacgaactcacgggttgagtttCACTCAAACCAAGGTCAAGCGACAATCAAGCGAACTTTCTATCTTTATCTTTTCTGCTCACAAACCAAGCTCCACATGTAACCCAACATTTAAGTCATTCAGTATTGGTCTGATCTCCTCCGGCCCTACAATGAGAGGGAGAATTAATTGATATATGGtaccctagctagctactaaTTACATAGGCCTTAGTACCCATGTCAGTTTTGTAGCTGTCTTAGAATATCATGTccttatctttttaaatttgtgtcATTTAACAAGGTCCATTCTTGAAAACCTCTTGGAGGTTTGCTTCATCTGACTACATTCCCTAATGACTGAAAACCTAAGCAGAGACTCAATGGCCGGCACATATGATCAGCATCCAACAAGGAAATTGTCCATATATAAATCTGGCCTATACCTAAAGAAACTTTTTTGCAAGTTGGCGAGGAGGACACACCCTCACACGGTTTGAAAAgggttaaatttaaatttttaaacaagttCTTGCTAGTCAGCATTATACCAAGTACATATTATAACTAGCTACTAAGAATGACTAATATctaaatctaacaaaaatttCGTTCACATCGTGAGCAAGTGCGCATGCACAAGCATCATGTACATGAAAAAGGGCAGGAGGGACGTGGTGAACTAACATCATTATACATGgcaaaccctctctctctctctctctctagagaGAACCGAATCAAACTGTACTCTCCAGTACTCGGTTTCAACTAAAGTGGGGATCCCTATATAGCTCTAGCTAGAAACTTGAATATTGCATGCATCATTTTATAATGAGAAGCTGATCAAAGAATCTAACAAAGTGGTCCTGATCctttccctagctagctagctggcaAATTAGGTCACGAATAGGCCAGACCATCCAAATTCATCTTTAACAAATTAAAGTCGTAGTGCATTATGGTTTTGAGCTCCTGTTAATTACCCTTCAATGGAGACAGCACTTatctccttatatatatatatatatatatatatatatatatatatatatatatgcatgctggAGTACTACTGCATGCTAGCTACAGCCTTTCCCCACAGCCGCACACTCTTGAAAGGCCAACTCAACTATCAAAAAGCAGCTGCACATTCCCTATCATCATCTCTCTTATAAACAATATCATGATAATCAAATGcttaatatataaacttttaCTTCTAAATTAAAGGCttaaagtaagtaaatatattATCAGCATGCACGAGGTAGCTAGGCACATtcacttttgtataatctcatGTATATCTATCCATTATAGCTAGGCCAAGAGATTATATATAGAAGTAAATTCATAAAGTAATGATGTCGGTGCTTGATATATGGTATGTTAAATGGTAAATTTTCTgttatatatcttaaaatagatctaatgaaTCATGTAAAgcacgtcagtttataaatttacttttatataatccttttatgtgtgtatatatatatatacatatatatatatgtacacacgCGCGTATGTTACACTTCTGACCattttaaaacttgatttgATTCTGCACTGCAGATCACAATATTAACGTATACTACCCGGCCAAAGTTAAACCCAAACGTGGAGCAAGCACCACCACATGCGGCCATAAGGATCGATGCTATCATAGGTTAACAGATGAAAtcacaaagaaaaggaaattagtGCATTACTTGTTGCATGcctaactttttgttttttaatatttatgaaaagaagTAGACATGTATGTACCTAATAACTGCTTAACCTAATGGCAACTCATGATATACTAGTGCATGATGAcagcttattatatattgtaacggacatttaaattaattaagcacgtatataatttatttaatgcaGTATCTATAACTGTATATATCAATTCAGGCGTGACAGATCGTGAGATGTTAGGCAACATGCATGCAAGTTGGTTATAATAAAATACATCGATATCGTGATTGTTAAattttgttaaacaagaagttctcaaaaattgtatataatGATTAATgggtattatatattattgtattggcattttttttttctttttcttttatatatagtaaactTTCGTTGCTATATATTTACAACTTGGAATAGGTCGATAGCTGATATATTCATCCCACAAGGCTTTAAACTCACTGAAATACTCAATAATAGTTTTAGAACCTTGAGAAATAAAACTAAGGGATTTTCCAGAGAGAAAACTCTCAGACCATCACTTCTAAGATATCTTGTCTTTAGTTCCTCCCAAATATCCAAAGCAGTTGTAAAAGAAAGAAGGCTATCACAAATTTCTTTAGAAATTGAGTTCATTAACCATGATAGCACCAGATTATTTGCTCTTAGCCAAGCAATTCGAAGCCTAGAATCAGTATCAATTCTAGGTTGAAGTAGAGTTCCATtaataaaagagattttattcttGATAGTGAGTGCAATTGAAATCGATCGACTCCATGCAATACAGTTCTCACCTATAAAGATTTCAGACACAAGAAGTGCTCCTAGATTGTCAGAAGGATGAAGATAGTACTGGCTCGAGGAATCATCACAAGGATTCGGCATGAGGGATTAGTCATAGAAACTCTCTCAGAAGAATTTTCAGAAGGTATTTCAGAGGTTGACATAGAAGCAAGAAacgagagaaaaagaaatcaagaaGCAAGAAGAATGAAAGATTTCAGCGGAAGACTTTTCAATCTATACTCTTCTAATACCATGTAAAATTCTATAATGTGTAAAACAGAAGACTATATGAATGAAGACTTGTATATTCTCATTACTTTCATGATCATAAAAGACTGTACAAAAGGTCAATTTATACACTTCATTTACCCAAGCATAACTATAACAAACTTAACCAACTTAACtgtttatttacaattttcagATGAAGTTTTCTATTTGGCTTCTAGAGATTTTAACTCTAATTTCTCTATGTGATTTTCTATATTCCAACAGTTATCATaacaat
It contains:
- the LOC121235980 gene encoding aluminum-activated malate transporter 10-like codes for the protein MAPEKEVNNGVEWRIKVADGSSQTLVPEAKPAACSNFSLLGDLKLFIVGLAFKVCKFSQKAWDLGVDDPRKVIHCLKVGMALTVVSLFYYTRPLYEGVGGNAMWAIMTVVVVFENTVGATLCKCLNRVFGTCLAGFLAIGVHWVASQSGERFEPVIVGVSVFLLASAATFSRFIPSVKARFDYGAMIFILTFSFVSVSGYRVDRLFDLAHQRISTILIGTSLCIIVSMLVCPIWAGQELYTLITRNMDKLSDSLGACVSEYFQDGGCSLADGTDYDKECQKKLQGYKCVLSSKAAEESMANFARWEPPHGRFYFRHPWRQYIKIGASMRSCAYCIEALNGCINSENQAPECIKKHISKNSLKVSSNSASVIRELAMTIKTMKKSPNIHYLVGDLNSAVQELQTDLKSLPELFSPQSNMEAEIPENKKIEAASRTVVVTLMPLMESIPLVTQASLLIEIAARINDIVEAVEELSDLSEFSPAGNDKGKKIQPSNHFLPSRHEQKDKETMKTIQRI